In Euwallacea fornicatus isolate EFF26 chromosome 26, ASM4011564v1, whole genome shotgun sequence, one DNA window encodes the following:
- the Nipped-B gene encoding nipped-B-like protein — protein sequence MDPNVSHVPITTLAGVASLTDCKAALPAEYSILKVLPELPLPTPSSQTISNKSLLFHPRVAEEAQNLLVQKNEVLVPQLVASLEKTSADHIEVKDNYAGTENKLDHQDGMPDLLKAVLQANPDVFSGKAYQQRLILQQRQQYLRQQFAQQQAHSSQQSETVLPQVQQNITQPFPPVLEAQDSTESSKIQQLHLEKSLSPITTKVIFHADPTKPTAVLDQHNNSHVIEKKDFPSTEVVAKASETASAPVTTPNAFGLPHNSITTVPIGSTHSTASELRLLRRPVNRGQPHSNVPDVRGDTSENQSQEDQQFLEGKETSGISPGIGDANVPGNWTDMGEIDHRKKPKMKQHVVVRLDRISEENQALMQKSLSEFVQAKPELAKELGIELNKKNKNYKEESDSDNEEGRPTRRKTKRKCRESDEEFEPEGDIDPSDTFSVLVGKRRKVIAKEEPEPEPFILSKPKLRRVEKKFVPVLQKLSSEELMESNTYVRFNKSVEHVLRSGEDIDFAEIAPDDMIQDEYLLGRSVMSELCTESAKLKVLGAMEMIPTDKLTRLLSILELNIRGGDRISPITDEDNESIRQYWLETTMERVMGAADACLISLYIMTSPNMSKKVYLEETIDRVVLYIKYHLSNTIFPSYDSTYKLDNKKKDGRKKKTVPMSGKGITSLYTKISELVSLLSELMNIQILTDTSVLHASSMGISPFFVENVSELQLACLKLVRAIFTRYETHRRLLLDDILASIARLPSTKRSLRTYRLNSEEHIQMLTALVLQLIQCVVALPEKPAGSRKDRDKGEKEKQQKVDDDVLICNKLEKATTTAGTFLKVFLSKCGNKSEEIDYRPLFENFVQDLLCTVNKPEWPATELLLGILGKMLVQNFSNKGTDTSLRVASLDYLGVVAARLRRDSVLSRCKLNSIDQMIKDIRHEERKDTDETPKRDKKADMTNDERSEFLQRMLLDFLAVNSQNDESLKYARHFYIASWYKALVNEKTQIVSGENKVGRSAKKNGKKSDSEDEEDDEEVEPIDTEKENAEKFRTIEEKKKALLQKIKPFQESISSSSGNRIQVFQTYIDYSSAELIAQFLASKRYFSQSFDQYLKAILIVLKETSIAIRTKAMKCLTMIVEADPSVLGRHDMQMGVNQSILDQSTSVREAAVDLIGKFVLRRPELIHKYYEILSPRILDTGVSVRKRVIKILKDICVECPEFPKIPEICVKMIRRINDEEGIRKLVMEVFQNMWFTPTKDEESLLRKVIHITDVVASSKEIGLEWFEQLLVSLYKPKEDKDDSTKIITEPPKALLTACRQIVDCLIENILRLEENSSHSGASERLLACVTTLQSFAKIRPQLLLKHASTLQPYLGLKCHTEGDIKTISCVARMLELVVPLMEHPSDSFLAQLEEDAMKLILQYNRPIISSCLSFLGSIITRVTHNFQLIRDCFKKFNKTLHDFKLNLESYNLNFLTNSRNRFQLRKALFVVGLLLRHFDFTNPEVLGDLPPDTKDQVYLNMMYFIQQNDVDLQVNTLKAIGSICIRHHEFMLEPELKEFYHRQLVIDDAPLQMKIDVLLNIENYLIEEENRMIQQDLEWSKRSKEENLKEMNDVSSGMASTVIQQYLQEVMKCYLHPNLQVRQPALKVIQLVCNQGLVHPATFIPYLICMSTDPEKSISHTADKTLSEIEKKYPGFVHSQASLGIDLSHRLQKVIHNNEVVRGYVVKETGEYPVALNGYLYSLLRNSRQQRRALILKIMKHFDDQARSSLSCMLYLADNLAYFPYQVQDEALFLVHHIELLVSNSGTNLLQSFREGLMTDGQNKIVTDTENGELSIVVSALDEDDDEDALAARLPENVSHLQACLTAAQGCLLLLMLKQHIKDVYGLSDSKIQLYSPSEAVKVYEKAISRRSNVPFNPKSILQKLKEGTPPNYLDENGRRDLIRQYLDFKHLMLQLDPDDAEEDENRGMPNFAANVNALNPNAPSAILTEADQMILQNHKDHSPPKVPKMVISHRRFESDSKRTPRSHRSSEKAKKVRHKKKRRKVMSDSDSDENDYSDPDFLV from the exons AGAAGTTAAGGATAATTATGCAGGCACTGAAAATAAACTTGACCACCAAGATGGAATGCCAGACTTGCTGAAGGCTGTGCTTCAAGCAAATCCAGATGTGTTTAGTGGGAAAG CTTATCAGCAGCGCCTTATATTGCAACAGAGACAGCAATATTTACGCCAACAATTTGCACAGCAGCAAGCCCATAGTTCACAGCAAAGTGAAACAGTGCTGCCTcaagttcaacaaaatattaccCAGCCTTTTCCACCTGTATTAGAAGCACAAGACTCAACAGAGTCctcaaaaattcaacaattacatttggaaaaatctcTAAGTCCAATTACCACGAAAGTGATTTTTCATGCTGATCCAACTAAACCTACCGCAGTATTAGATCAACACAATAATAGTCATGTGATAGAAAAGAAAGACTTTCCATCAACAGAAGTGGTTGCGAAGGCATCGGAAACGGCTTCTGCTCCTGTTACTACACCTAATGCTTTTGGTTTGCCACATAATTCAATTACGACGGTCCCAATTGGTTCTACACATTCTACTGCAAGTGAACTGCGTTTGTTACGAAGACCCGTCAATAGGG gtCAGCCACATTCAAACGTTCCGGATGTGAGGGGAGATACTTCTGAGAATCAATCTCAGGAGGACCAGCAATTTTTGGAAGGAAAGGAAACATCAGGCATTTCGCCAGGAATTGGCGATGCCAATGTACCAGGAAATTGGACGGATATGGGAGAAATCGATCATCGGAAAAAGCCCAAAATGAAACAGCATGTCGTTGTAAGGTTGGATAGAATATCCGAAGAGAATCAAGCTTTGATGCAAAAGAGTTTAAGCGAATTTGTTCAGGCTAAGCCAGAATTGGCTAAGGAATTGGGCATAGAACTGAATAAGAAGAACAAGAACTATAAAGAAGAATCAGATTCGGACAATGAAGAAGGAAGACCAACGAGGCGGAAAACTAAACGAAAATGTAGAGAAAGTGATGAAGAATTTGAGCCAGAAGGTGACATAGACCCTTCCGACACATTCAGTGTTCTTGTCGGCAAGAGGCGGAAAGTCATCGCCAAGGAAGAACCCGAACCTGAACCGTTTATCCTTAGTAAACCCAAGTTGAGAAGGGTggaaaagaaatttgttccagtATTGCAGAAATTATCCTCAGAGGAGCTAATGGAGAGTAATACTTATGTAAGATTTAATAAATCTGTTGAGCATGTACTACGATCAGGAGAGGATATTGACTTCGCAGAAATTG CACCAGATGATATGATTCAGGATGAATACTTGCTGGGCCGTTCTGTTATGTCTGAGCTGTGTACGGAATCTGCTAAGTTAAAAGTTCTAGGAGCGATGGAGATGATTCCCACCGACAAACTCACCAGACTTCTTAGCATTCTCGAGTTAAATATTAGAGGAGGTGACCGAATTTCTCCGATAACAGAC GAAGATAATGAAAGTATTCGACAATACTGGCTAGAAACAACAATGGAAAGGGTTATGGGAGCGGCAGATGCCTGTTTAATATCCTTATATATTATGACGTCTCCAAATATGTCTAAGAAAGTTTATTTAGAAGAAACTATTGATAGAGTGGTCCTATACATCAAATATCACTTATCGAATACAATATTCCCCAGTTATGATTCCACTTACAAATTGGATAATAAGAAGAAAGATGGCAGAAAGAAGAAAACTGTACCTATGTCTGGAAAAGGCATCACTTCACTGTATACGAAAATCTCCGAGTTGGTTAGTTTATTGTCAGAACTTATGAACATCCAAATTTTAACAGATACATCGGTACTACACGCCTCATCAATGGGTATTAGTCCTTTCTTTGTCGAAAACGTTAGTGAATTGCAATTGGCGTGTCTAAAATTAGTCAGGGCG ATATTCACGAGATACGAGACACATCGTCGATTGCTTCTGGATGATATCTTAGCTTCTATAGCGCGTTTACCCAGTACAAAACGAAGTTTGCGTACTTATAGATTAAATAGCGAAGAGCATATCCAAATGCTTACAGCCTTAGTTTTGCAACTAATCCAGTGTGTTGTGGCACTTCCTGAGAAACCAGCAGGTAGCAGGAAGGATAGAGACAAAGGAGAGAAAGAAAAGCAGCAAAAG gtgGACGACGATGTATTAATTTgcaacaaattagaaaaagcaACAACTACTGCGGGAACATTCTTAAAAGTGTTTTTGAGTAAATGCGGCAACAAATCTGAAGAAATTGACTACAGACCTTTgttcgaaaattttgttcaagatTTGTTATGCACAGTAAATAAACCAGAATGGCCAGCAACCGAATTGCTACTCGGCATTCTCGGAAAGATGTTAGTGCAGAACTTTTCTAATAAAGGCACAGATACGTCTCTGAGGGTTGCCAGTTTAGATTATTTGGGAGTCGTGGCTGCGCGGTTGCGTAGAGATAGCGTTTTATCTAGATGTAAATTGAACTCTATTGATCAAATGATTAAAGACATTAGACATGAGGAACGGAAAGATACCGATGAAACTCCaaaaagagacaaaaaagcAGATATGACTAACGATGAAAGAAGTGAATTTTTACAAAGGATGCTCTTGGATTTTTTAGCAGTTAATTCACAAAACGACGAATCGTTAAAGTATGCCCGGCATTTTTATATCGCGTCATGGTATAAAGCATTGGTTAACGAAAAAACTCAGATCGTGAGTGGCGAAAACAAGGTTGGTAGAAGTGCGAAGAAAAACGGCAAGAAAAGCGACAGTGAAGACGAAGAAGACGATGAAGAAGTCGAACCTATCGATACCGAGAAAGAAAATGCGGAAAAGTTTCGGACTATCGAAGAGAAAAAGAAAGCTTTACTGCAAAAGATAAAACCGTTTCAGGAATCCATTTCTTCGAGTTCCGGTAACCGAATTCAAGTATTCCAAACTTACATTGACTACAGCAGCGCCGAATTGATTGCCCAGTTTCTCGCTTCAAAACGGTATTTTTCACAGAGCTTTGATCAGTATCTGAAAGCCATCCTTATAGTTCTAAAAGAAACATCAATAGCCATCAGAACCAAAGCTATGAAATGCTTAACGATGATTGTAGAAGCAGATCCCTCGGTTCTGGGTCGACACGACATGCAAATGGGAGTCAATCAGTCGATTTTAGATCAGTCTACCTCTGTACGGGAAGCAGCAGTTGAtcttattggaaaatttgttttaagacGGCCAGAACTGATTCACAAATACTACGAAATTCTTTCGCCTCGAATATTAGATACGGGAGTTAGCGTTAGAAAACgggtgattaaaattttaaaagatataTGTGTCGAATGTCCCGAATTTCCTAAGATCCCGGAAATTTGTGTTAAAATGATCAGACGAATCAACGACGAAGAAGGTATTAGAAAGTTAGTCATGGAGGTTTTCCAGAACATGTGGTTTACGCCTACGAAAGATGAAGAGTCTTTATTACGAAAGGTTATACATATAACAGACGTCGTAGCTTCTTCTAAAGAAATCGGCCTTGAATGGTTCGAGCAATTGCTGGTCAGC CTGTATAAGCCTAAAGAGGACAAAGATGACTCGACGAAAATAATCACCGAGCCCCCGAAGGCTCTGCTTACCGCTTGCAGACAGATAGTGGATTGTTTAATAGAGAACATCTTGCGTCTTGAAGAAAACAGCTCGCACAGCGGCGCGTCCGAAAGACTCTTAGCTTGCGTCACCACGTTGCAATCTTTCGCTAAAATCAGGCCCCAACTCCTGCTGAAACATGCAAGCACTCTTCAGCCTTATCTAGGGCTGAAGTGCCACACGGAAGGGgacataaaaacaataagtTGCGTTGCCAGAATGCTAGAATTAGTAGTACCCTTGATGGAACATCCTAGTGATTCTTTCTTGGCCCAATTAGAAGAAGATGCCATGAAGCTTATTCTTCAATACAACAGACCGATTATTAGCAGTTGCCTTAGTTTTTTAGGATCTATTATCACTAGG GTTACACATAATTTCCAATTGATCCGggactgttttaaaaaattcaataaaactcTTCACGACTTCAAGCTGAACTTGGAATCATATAATCTGAATTTTCTAACAAACTCTCGAAATAGATTCCAACTTCGCAAAGCTCTCTTTGTTGTTGGACTTTTGCTTAGGCATTTTGATTTTACCAATCCAGAAGTTCTGGGAGATCTACCT cCGGACACGAAAGACCAAGTTTACCTGAACATGATGTATTTCATACAACAAAACGATGTGGATCTTCAAGTGAATACACTCAAGGCAATCGGTAGTATTTGCATAAGACATCACGAATTTATGTTGGAACCggaattaaaagaattttatcaTCGCCAACTCGTTATAGACGATGCCCCGTTACAGATGAAAATCGACGTCTTGCTTAACATCGAAAATTACCTCATCGAAGAAGAGAACCGCATGATTCAACAGGATCTAGAAT GGTCTAAGCGCTCCAAAGAGGAAAATCTTAAGGAGATGAACGATGTGTCCTCAGGGATGGCTAGTACAGTCATCCAGCAATATCTCCAGGAAGTTATGAAGTGTTATTTGCATCCGAACTTGCAAGTGCGACAGCCTGCTCTGAAGGTGATTCAGCTTGTGTGCAATCAAGGTCTCGTACATCCCGCAACGTTTATTCCCTATTTGATCTGTATGAGCACCGACCCCGAAAAATCAATATCGCATACCGCCGATAAAACCCTTTctgaaatcgaaaaaaaatatccgGGGTTTGTCCATTCGCAAGCATCTTTGGGAATTGACCTATCTCATCGTCTTCAAAAAGTCATTCACAACAACGAAGTGGTTAGAGGCTACGTGGTGAAAGAGACTGGGGAATATCCGGTGGCATTAAATGGCTATTTGTATTCTTTATTAAGAAATTCCAGACAACAGAGACGTGCCTTAATCctcaaaataatgaaacactttgACGATCAAGCC cGATCCAGTTTGTCGTGTATGTTGTACTTGGCCGACAATTTAGCTTATTTCCCTTATCAAGTGCAAGACGAAGCTCTCTTTTTGGTACACCATATAGAATTATTGGTTTCCAACTCCGGGACCAATTTACTCCAGTCTTTTAGGGAG GGTTTGATGACAGAtggtcaaaataaaattgtaaccGATACTGAAAATGGCGAGCTAAGCATCGTTGTTTCGGCACTTGACGAAGACGATGACGAAGACGCGCTTGCCGCTAGACTTCCCGAGAATGTTAGTCATTTACAGGCTTGCTTAACGGCCGCTCAAGGCTGTCTTCTGCTTTTAATGCTTAAACAGCACATTAAGGATGTGTATGGCTTGAGTGACAG CAAAATACAGTTGTATTCTCCGTCAGAAGCCGTGAAGGTTTACGAGAAAGCCATTTCACGTAGATCTAATGTCCCTTTCAATCCCAAATCAATTCTTCAGAAACTAAAAGAAGGTACTCCTCCAAATTATTTGGATGAAAACGGACGACGAGATTTAATACGGCAATACCTTGAC TTCAAACATCTAATGTTACAACTTGACCCAGACGATGCGGAAGAAGATGAGAACAGAGGTATGCCCAACTTCGCGGCCAATGTAAATGCGTTGAATCCAAACGCTCCCTCTGCCATTCTTACCGAAGCTGATCAGATGATTCTTCAAAATCATAAG GATCATTCTCCCCCTAAAGTGCCGAAAATGGTGATATCTCATAGACGATTTGAGAGTGATAGTAAACGCACACCGCGAAGTCACCGATCGTCTGAAAAAGCTAAGAAAGTGCGCCATAAGAAGAAGAGACGGAAAGTCATGAGCGACAGCGATAGTGATGAGAATGACTACAGTGATCCGGACTTTTTAGTTTAA
- the LOC136347124 gene encoding retinol dehydrogenase 13-like isoform X2, giving the protein MACRNKTKATAAANDIKDSCKSKQNLGELVVTELDLSSLKSVKNCAKIIMDQENKIDLLINNAGVMTCPESRTEDRFEMQFGTNHLGHFLFTLLLLPKIAQSPSARIVNVSSRAHERGTIDFNDLNWNNKPYSALKAYAQSKLANILFTMELARQLAEANMNHITVYSLHPGVIKTELGRHLKDTYGAFLVYLWDLCQWAIKTPEQGAQTTIYCSVDEKCATESGLYYADCVLKKPSKAARNKEDAKRLWIESLKLVDLPDNYMPFNKI; this is encoded by the exons ATGGCCTGCAGAAACAAAACGAAAGCAACAGCAGCAGCTAATGACATCAAAGATTCATGCAAATCAAAGCAAAACCTAGGAGAACTGGTAGTTACAGAATTAGATTTATCAAGTCTTAAATCAGTGAAAAATTGTGCTAAAATTATCATGgatcaagaaaataaaattgacctACTGATTAACAATGCTGGAGTAATGACATGTCCAGAGAGCCGTACTGAAGATAGATTTGAAATGCAGTTTGGCACCAACCATTTAGGCCATTTTCTATTCACTCTGTTACTTTTGCCAAAAATTGCTCAAAGCCCTTCAGCAAGGATTGTTAATGTATCATCAAGGGCACATGAAA GAGGTACAATTGACTTCAATGATCTGAACTGGAATAATAAACCTTACAGTGCTCTAAAAGCTTATGCTCAGAGTAAATTGGCAAATATACTATTTACCATGGAATTAGCAAGACAATTGGCAG aagCGAATATGAACCATATAACCGTGTACAGCCTACACCCTGGAGTAATCAAAACAGAATTAGGCCGACATTTGAAAGATACTTATGGAGCTTTTCTCGTTTATCTATGGGACCTTTGTCAATGGGCCATAAAAACCCCGGAACAAGGGGCTCAAACCACAATTTATTGCTCAGTAGACGAAAAATGCGCAACAGAATCTGGTTTGTACTACGCGGATTGTGTTCTTAAAAAACCTAGTAAAGCAGCGCGAAATAAAGAAGACGCCAAAAGATTGTGGATTGAAAGTTTAAAGTTGGTGGATTTACCAGATAACTACATGcccttcaataaaatttaa
- the LOC136347124 gene encoding retinol dehydrogenase 11-like isoform X1 yields the protein MAFFSGVCTSTVRLDGKIAIITGCNTGIGKVTAKDFFERGAKVIMACRNKTKATAAANDIKDSCKSKQNLGELVVTELDLSSLKSVKNCAKIIMDQENKIDLLINNAGVMTCPESRTEDRFEMQFGTNHLGHFLFTLLLLPKIAQSPSARIVNVSSRAHERGTIDFNDLNWNNKPYSALKAYAQSKLANILFTMELARQLAEANMNHITVYSLHPGVIKTELGRHLKDTYGAFLVYLWDLCQWAIKTPEQGAQTTIYCSVDEKCATESGLYYADCVLKKPSKAARNKEDAKRLWIESLKLVDLPDNYMPFNKI from the exons ATGGCATTCTTCAGTGGTGTATGTACATCCACAGTTCGATTAGATGGCAAAATAGCTATTATTACAGGCTGTAATACAGGTATCGGTAAAGTTACAGCTAAAGATTTTTTCGAGAGAG GAGCAAAGGTCATAATGGCCTGCAGAAACAAAACGAAAGCAACAGCAGCAGCTAATGACATCAAAGATTCATGCAAATCAAAGCAAAACCTAGGAGAACTGGTAGTTACAGAATTAGATTTATCAAGTCTTAAATCAGTGAAAAATTGTGCTAAAATTATCATGgatcaagaaaataaaattgacctACTGATTAACAATGCTGGAGTAATGACATGTCCAGAGAGCCGTACTGAAGATAGATTTGAAATGCAGTTTGGCACCAACCATTTAGGCCATTTTCTATTCACTCTGTTACTTTTGCCAAAAATTGCTCAAAGCCCTTCAGCAAGGATTGTTAATGTATCATCAAGGGCACATGAAA GAGGTACAATTGACTTCAATGATCTGAACTGGAATAATAAACCTTACAGTGCTCTAAAAGCTTATGCTCAGAGTAAATTGGCAAATATACTATTTACCATGGAATTAGCAAGACAATTGGCAG aagCGAATATGAACCATATAACCGTGTACAGCCTACACCCTGGAGTAATCAAAACAGAATTAGGCCGACATTTGAAAGATACTTATGGAGCTTTTCTCGTTTATCTATGGGACCTTTGTCAATGGGCCATAAAAACCCCGGAACAAGGGGCTCAAACCACAATTTATTGCTCAGTAGACGAAAAATGCGCAACAGAATCTGGTTTGTACTACGCGGATTGTGTTCTTAAAAAACCTAGTAAAGCAGCGCGAAATAAAGAAGACGCCAAAAGATTGTGGATTGAAAGTTTAAAGTTGGTGGATTTACCAGATAACTACATGcccttcaataaaatttaa
- the LOC136347125 gene encoding BLOC-1-related complex subunit 8 homolog, with amino-acid sequence MSYNVDSDLEIMVRKATERISENMHIVANEPSLAFYRLQQHVRKAINPMVDLRSEVNKLHAELQGRCYDMEYAAGALKSMNNADESFANIRENLKNAIFLKQQLKYEESRRKKVDSSSVYKRLSAHITLDLPELPELSDVVRETANRVESIMNKATHSSTS; translated from the exons ATGTCATACAATGTTGATTCAGATCTGGAGATAATGGTGCGAAAAG CCACTGAAAGAATCTCTGAGAATATGCATATAGTAGCAAATGAGCCATCTCTGGCATTTTATAGACTGCAGCAACATGTACGAAAAGCAATAAATCCAATGGTGGATCTTCGATCAGAAGTGAACAAGTTACATGCAGAATTACAAGGACGATGTTATGATATGGAATATGCAGCAGG agcCCTTAAATCAATGAACAATGCAGATGAAAGTTTTGCAAACATAcgtgaaaacttaaaaaatgctaTCTTCCTAAAGCAACAACTCAAATATGAAGAATCAAGAAGAAAGAAAGTTGATTCAAGTTCTGTGTATAAGAGACTGTCTGCACATATTACACTCGACTTGCCCGAACTTCCAGAACTTTCAGATGTAGTAAGAGAAACTGCTAATCGAGTAGAGAGTATTATGAATAAAGCTACTCATTCAAGCACAAGTTAA
- the LOC136347126 gene encoding uncharacterized protein, with translation MITFRLLVLTTLLALTAAFPPNPNRLPRSASPHHFKKHGGSPPLIGILGGGHTGGYGYEGNYGGYEGYPIRGHNTGYGGHPGGYGGQAHALAQSSAIAGGHGEASAISQAQSQSASFGFGPFSAIISQAQAQTSANAGGGRQFY, from the exons ATGATCACCTTTAGACTTTTGGTTCTTACAACACTTTTAGCACTTACAGCGGCATTCCCTCCAA ACCCCAACAGATTACCCCGTTCAGCATCTCCCCATCATTTCAAGAAACACGGAGGAAGCCCACCTTTGATCGGAATTCTAGGAGGTGGGCATACAGGAGGTTATGGATATGAAGGGAACTACGGGGGTTATGAAGGATATCCGATAAGAGGACACAACACTGGATATGGAGGACATCCAGGGGGGTATGGGGGACAAGCTCATGCCCTAG CTCAATCATCAGCGATTGCAGGCGGACATGGAGAAGCTAGTGCGATATCGCAAGCTCAATCTCAATCGGCTTCCTTTGGGTTCGGtccattttcagcaataatCTCTCAGGCCCAAGCACAGACTTCAGCAAATGCAGGCGGCGGTAGACAATT ttattga